One window from the genome of Periophthalmus magnuspinnatus isolate fPerMag1 chromosome 18, fPerMag1.2.pri, whole genome shotgun sequence encodes:
- the plaa gene encoding phospholipase A-2-activating protein — translation MASQNSYKLRCSIPGHEMDVRGLATAAFPEGAFVSVSRDRTGRIWVPNSSHDRGFTEMHCMSGHTNFVSCVCIIAPSDTYPRGLIATGGNDNNICVFTLDNPQPLYMLKGHKNTVCTLSSGKFGTLLSGSWDTTAKVWLNEKCMMTLQGHSAAVWCVVILPEQGLMLSGAADKTIKLWKAGRCEKTYTGHEDCVRGLAVLNNLEFFSCSNDGSIRRWLVTGECVHVYYGHTSYIYSIAVFPNSEDFVSTGEDRTLRIWRKGDCTQTIRLPAQSVWCCCILPNGDIAVGASDGIIRVFTEAQDRIASAEDIQAFEDELSKATIDPKTGDLGDLKLEELPGREHLNEPGNRDGQTRLIKDGDKVEAYQWSVSDDRWMKIGDVVGGSNQQTSKTVMYEGKEYDFVFTIDVNEGGPSMKLPYNLSEDPWLTAHNFLQKNDLSPMFLDQVANFIIENTKGQVVGPAQPGGGDPFTGGNRYVPGSSSGNTGFGADPFTGAGRYIPGANSDTNSRGPVGVADPFTGGGAYSSAALKQTPTNIYFPKTEGVSFEQANSSQIIAKLKELNAGAPQEHKLSEDFLEIIEQLLVSVCASNSEPAPTMQQVTLLWKATHWPEDIVFPVLDILRLAVRHPQVNETLCGEAEGVQLCNHLLNLMRPEGRPANQMLALRILCNCFSGRHGRSLLVSQRETILSRAADLASVNNKNIHIALATLVLNYASCFHSQPDLEAKAQCLSVASRALETVQDKEAVFRLLVALGTTVASDQTARDLAKSLGVNSQINKYSTVSDPSKVAECCQLVLKELQ, via the exons ATGGCATCACAAAACTCCTACAAACTCCGGTGTTCAATCCCGGGACATGAGATGGACGTGCGGGGCCTCGCGACCGCGGCTTTTCCTGAAGGAGCGTTTGTTTCTGTGTCCAGGGACCGCACCGGAAGAATCTGGGTCCCAAACTCAAG CCATGACAGGGGCTTTACAGAGATGCACTGTATGTCTGGACACACCAACTTCGTCTCCTGTGTTTGCATCATCGCTCCCAGTGACACATATCCTCGTGGACTGATTGCCACTGGTGGAAATGACAataatatatgtgtttttacaCTGGACAATCCACAGCCTCTGTATATGCtcaaaggacacaaaaacacag tTTGCACATTGTCATCTGGTAAATTTGGGACACTTTTAAGCGGCTCGTGGGACACTACAGCCAAAGTCTGGCTAAATGAGAAATGCATGATGACACTACAG GGCCATTCTGCTGCTGTGTGGTGTGTAGTTATTTTACCTGAACAAGGCCTCATGCTGTCGGGTGCAGCTGATAAGACCATAAAGCTGTGGAAAGCAGGTCGATGTGAAAAGACGTATACAG GTCACGAGGACTGTGTACGAGGATTAGCGGTGCTCAACAACTTGGAGTTTTTTTCCTGTAGCAACGATGGGAGCATTAGAAGGTGGCTGGTGACAGGGGAGTGCGTACATGTTTACTACGGACACACTAGCTACATCTACAGCATTGCAGTTTTCCCTAATAGTGAAG aTTTTGTAAGCACCGGTGAGGACAGAACCTTAAGAATATGGAGGAAAGGGGACTGTACGCAGACGATCCGTTTGCCTGCTCAGTCTGTGTGGTGTTGCTGTATTTTGCCTAATGGTGACATTGCTGTTGGTGCCAG CGATGGCATTATCCGTGTGTTTACTGAGGCTCAGGACCGTATCGCAAGTGCTGAGGACATCCAGGCTTTTGAAGATGAGCTTTCAAAAGCCACTATTGACCCAAAGACCGGAGACCTTGGAGATTTAAAACTAGAAGAGCTTCCTGGAAGAGAGCACCTTAATGAGCCTG GAAATCGAGATGGACAAACACGGCTGATTAAAGACGGAGACAAGGTTGAGGCGTATCAGTGGAGTGTTAGTGATGATCGCTGGATGAAAATTGGAGATGTGGTCGGAGGTTCAAACCAGCAAACTTCCAAGACTGTCATGTATGAAGGAAAG GAGTACGATTTTGTCTTCACCATTGATGTAAACGAAGGAGGGCCATCCATGAAACTGCCTTACAACCTCTCAGAGGATCCGTGGCTCACAGCACACAACTTTTTACAGAAGAATGACCTAAGTCCAATGTTCCTGGACCAAGTCGCCAACTTTATCATAGAGAACACTAAAGGACAGGTGGTGGGACCTGCGCAGCCAGGGGGAGGCGACCCTTTCACTG GAGGTAATCGGTACGTCCCTGGATCTTCAAGTGGCAACACAGGCTTTGGAGCTGATCCTTTTACAG GTGCTGGTCGCTACATCCCAGGGGCAAACTCTGACACAAACTCCCGTGGTCCAGTGGGTGTGGCTGATCCTTTTACAG GAGGAGGTGCGTACTCATCTGCTGCCCTCAAACAAACTCCCACAAACATCTACTTCCCCAAAACAGAGGGAGTGAGCTTCGAACAGGCCAACAGCTCACAGATCATCG CCAAATTAAAGGAGTTAAACGCTGGAGCTCCCCAAGAACACAAACTGTCTGAAGACTTTTTGGAAATTATCGAACAGCTGCTGGTTTCTGTGTGCGCCTCAAACTCTGAGCCCGCCCCAACGATGCAACAGGTCACCCTGCTCTGGAAGGCGACTCACTGGCCAGAAG acaTTGTGTTTCCAGTTTTGGATATATTGAGGCTGGCTGTGCGACACCCACAAGTGAATGAAACTCTTTGTGGAGAGGCAGAAGGAGTACAGCTATGCAACCACCTCCTCAACCTGATGAGGCCAGAGGGACGACCAGCCAACCAGATGCTTGCTCTGCGGATTCTGTGTAACTGTTTTAGCGGCAGGCACGGCAGGTCTCTACTCGTGTCCCAGCGCGAAACGATTCTGTCACGAGCTGCCGATTTGGCCTCAGTcaataacaaaaacatccacatcGCGTTGGCCACTTTGGTGCTGAACTACGCCAGCTGTTTCCATAGCCAACCCGATCTAGAAGCCAAAGCCCAGTGTCTGTCCGTTGCCAGTCGAGCTCTTGAAACGGTGCAGGACAAGGAGGCGGTCTTCAGGCTGCTTGTTGCCTTGGGGACCACGGTAGCGTCAGACCAAACCGCCCGGGATTTGGCCAAGTCTTTGGGCGTCAACTCTCAGATCAACAAGTATTCCACAGTCTCCGACCCCTCCAAAGTGGCAGAATGTTGTCAGCTGGTTTTAAAAGAACTTCaatga
- the zdhhc21 gene encoding palmitoyltransferase ZDHHC21 gives MKLRLHFVVDPMGWLCVSVVFGIWLYNSIFVPKLVLLPHYNEGHIPWAIVVCYYIASALCFAALFRASTADPGRLPLDPHIPHSEREHWELCNKCNLMRPKRSHHCSRCGHCVRRMDHHCPWINNCVGEDNHWLFLQLCFYAQVLSLFTLVLDFCQYYYFQPLTQLDQEKFTTRHELALLRVSALMGVVMFGGMTSLFYTQMTGILSDTTTIEKMSQFSNEMLSSKKQWQSALAEVCGTRWKLLWLLPLRARQPLQPGHHYHRSHV, from the exons ATGAAGCTACGACTACATTTCGTGGTGGACCCCATGGGCTGGCTCTGTGTCAGTGTGGTGTTTGGCATCTGGCTCTACAACTCAATTTTTGTTCCTAAACTTGTACTTCTTCCACACTACAATGAAGGACACATACCTTGGGCTATTGTTGTTT GTTATTACATAGCATCGGCACTGTGCTTTGCCGCCCTGTTCAGAGCTTCCACAGCAGACCCTGGTCGTCTTCCGTTAGACCCACATATACCTCATTCTG AGCGAGAACACTGGGAGCTGTGCAATAAGTGTAACTTAATGAGACCAAAGAGGTCGCATCACTGCAGCCGTTGTGGCCACTGTGTCCGCAGAATGGACCACCACTGTCCTTG GATCAATAACTGTGTGGGAGAAGATAACCACTGGCTCTTCCTCCAGCTTTGTTTCTACGCTCAGGTCCTCAGTTTGTTCACTCTAGTGTTGGACTTCTGccagtactactacttccaGCCCTTGACACAACTAGATCAG GAGAAGTTTACAACACGGCATGAACTGGCTTTGCTGCGGGTTTCGGCGCTCATGGGCGTGGTCATGTTTGGTGGCATGACCAGTTTGTTCTACACTCAGATGACAGGAATCCTTTCA GATACCACGACCATAGAGAAAATGTCACAGTTCTCAAATGAAAT GTTAAGTTCAAAGAAGCAGTGGCAGAGCGCGTTGGCTGAGGTCTGTGGAACTCGATGGAAACTCCTGTGGCTGCTTCCACTCAGAGCGAGGCAGCCTCTCCAGCCCGGACACCATTACCACCGCTCCCACGTTTAG